A stretch of the Lytechinus variegatus isolate NC3 chromosome 5, Lvar_3.0, whole genome shotgun sequence genome encodes the following:
- the LOC121416120 gene encoding NAD-capped RNA hydrolase NUDT12-like produces MDSISTAPRDQLLTELHRCASQGETAHVSRMVQGMRKLGLDSRNEQGWTALMLAARNGHVDVAKILLQNGCDPFLPNKSGQNSLDIAEFWDHTEVINLLRNDPQIKEVANKDLVNFFGLNPLDRQSHQRTNKQWIKDAMQAPTTTYILYRDLNPYIIPSEDSNGTFQYNLAAYSFKEISFALKEEASIIFLGVGPLHPSMNKDGDMQENSSEGAWFAVDVTSIPSEDLQKIKPEAEMLPKRNRMALMLLSPVDAGIISQGRSMLAWHDRYKFCPTCGASTTMAEAGYKRVCTKEGCRSLK; encoded by the exons ATGGACTCCATCAGTACAGCCCCTCGGGACCAGCTATTGACAGAGCTCCATCGCTGTGCAAGTCAAGGAGAAACGGCCCATGTTTCGCGAATGGTGCAAGGAATGAGGAAACTTGGGCTGGATAGTCGCAATGAACAAGGGTGGACAGCGCTGATGTTGGCCGCCAGGAACGGGCATGTAGATGTCGCCAAGATCCTGTTACAAAATGG GTGTGATCCATTTCTACCCAACAAATCAGGTCAGAACTCTTTGGATATTGCTGAGTTCTGGGACCATACTGAAGTCATCAATCTACTAAGGAATGATCCTCAGATCAAAGAGGTTGCCAACAAGGACCTGGTCAACTTCTTTGGCCTCAACCCACTTGATCGCCAGAGTCATCAAAGAACCAACAAACAGTGGATAAAGGATGCCATGCAAGCACCCACAACTACCTATATCCTGTACAGAGACTTGAATCCATATATCATCCCTTCTGAGGACAGTAATGGAACATTCCAGTACAATCTTGCTGCGTACTCCTTTAAAGAAATCTCCTTTGCCTTGAAAGAGGAAGCTTCCATTATATTCCTAGGGGTAGGTCCACTGCACCCTTCAATGAACAAGGATGGAGACATGCAAGAGAATAGCTCAGAAGGTGCCTGGTTTGCTGTGGATGTTACCAGTATTCCTTCAGAAGATCTGCAGAAGATCAAACCTGAAGCAGAGATGTTACCCAAGAGGAATCGCATGGCTTTGATGCTCCTGAGTCCAGTGGATGCTGGTATCATCAGTCAGGGGAGGTCCATGTTGGCATGGCATGACAGATACAAGTTCTGCCCTACATGCGGTGCATCTACTACCATGGCAGAGGCAGGATATAAACGAGTCTGCACAAAAGAAG GATGTAGAAGTCTGAAATGA